Genomic segment of Sporanaerobacter acetigenes DSM 13106:
ATCTACTATTACATTTGGAAGTGGTCTATCTATTTCATCTACTCCATCTATTCCCAATAGTCTTGCAACTGTTCGCTCTGTAGATGTTGTAGTATGAAGGTCAATAAACTTTTGGACATCATCTGCAATATTTTTAGCCGCATTTCTAGCACTATCTACGACTTTTTGGTCAAGATTTAATTTGCTTTCCAATCGCCTCAGCCTCCTTTATTTTTCTTCTAATATCTTTTCCGCATCTTTTATGATACATTTATCTAATCCCATGAGTCTGGCAATATTCAGTGCATCTCTTGGCACTTCATTTTTGTGTTTTACCTTTTTCAATCTATAGTCCATGTATTTATTGATTATATCCATTTTATCTTCATTCTTATCCGTTAATTCATTATTTAATTTGTCAAAATCAATTTTAGAAAGTCCTACTACCTGAAGATGTTCTACTCCATCTATGTCTGCAATATTATCATAATGAGTAGTGATAAGAGTGATTGAAGTCTTGTCTTTTAGAAATTTAACTACAGCCTTTGAAATAGCATATCCTTCTTCAGGATTGGTTCCACGAGCAAGCTCATCTATGAGTATAAGACCTCTTTTGTGAGATTTTTCTACTGCATCTTGCACAAGTTTTATTTCTCCACCAAAGGTACTTAGTCCGCTATCTGTTGACTGCATATCTCCTATAGATGCACGAATGAAAAAATTTAGGCCCAATTTCATCTTTTTAGCTGGAACAAAAAGTCCATACTGGGCCATAGCGCACAATAGTCCGGATAGTCTCAAGCTAACTGTCTTTCCTCCCATATTGGCTCCCGTAATACAAGTAACTCCTTCTTTCAATTCTATGGATATAGGAGTAAATTTTAAATTTTTCTTAGATAAAAATTCTTCTACTTTGGGATGTCTTCCTTCTTCTATATATAGATAGTGATCTTCAGATATTTTAGGTTTGGTTCCATGAATTTCAGTGGCAAATTGTGCTTTTCCAAGTATGAGATCCAGCTTTCCGATACTTGCCATATTCCTAAATAGTTTCTTTCTATGGCTTGCTATTTCTCCACTGATTTTTTCTCTAATACTATATTCTTCTTTTTCTTCTCTCTCTTTTAGAATAAAACCTTTTCTCTCTAATTCATTTATTTCTTCTGTAGGTTTTAAGGCAAATTTTACATTCATATAGCTTTCCGAAACATAGGTAAGATGTGGATAATTTTCTATACTCTTTATAGTTTCAATATCTTCTTTAGATACAACCAAAGTCCCATCTGGTCTAATGTCTAATTTGAGGTCTTTTTTTATTTTTCCTTTTAATTCTTTTTTTTCGCTTTTTATCTTTTTTTCTATCTTTTTCTTTTTTTCTCTTATGCTCTTTAAATTTTCCGAATAGGAATCATATATATAAAAAGTTGCAATCCCTGTATCTTCTGGATCCAGCAATTTTTCAAGCTTTGGAATACTTTTTATATCAATATCTTTCCATGTATCTATCTCATACTTTTTAAGAAGAGATTCTAATTCTCTTATGAGAAATAGAAAGGATTTTATCTCAAACAATTCTACTTCTGTCAAAACACAACCTTCCATTGTTCGCTTGACAGAAGTTCTCAAATCTTTTACATGGGCAAATATATCTTCTATCTCTCTTCTGAAATGATTATCTTCAACATATTTAATGATACACTCTATTCTTTTTAATTCCTCTTTTAATTCTGATTCTTCTCCAGGCAAAAATGGTCTCATTTCTTCTTTATATCCTTTGCCATAAGGAGTTCTGGTTCTTATCTTGGACAATACATAGTCAAAATCTATACTTTCTCTTGTAAGCTCATCTAGAAAATCCATATTATTCACCACCAAGAACTACATCCATTACTGGCACATCAGTGATATAGTTTTTCATTTTATTTAAAAATTCTCTAGAATCAAAATAATATCCTTGTGGAGCATAGGGGTTTGTTGTAATGGCAATAAGATTTATGCTATTTAATACTTGCACTTTTATTCCGTATTTCATAAATCTCATCCAATCTTTTGGTTCTATAAATATTTTAGTTCCATCTTTCACTACTAAAGTCACATCTTTGTATCTTTTCGTAGTTTGATACAAATCTTTAACTGTATTTTTCACAAGAGAACCAGGAAGGACTACATATTTAGAATCCTCCCTTATATGGTCTCCTATAATGTTTCCACAGTTAAGAGCAGTTTTTACATTTAGCTTTTCTACATCAAATTGCTCGTCTATTATAGATACTTTTCCCGATTCCATTATGTCCGCTATAATAGATCTGGTCCGTTCATCTTCTACTTCATCCAATTTAAAGAGATTGGCTACATGTAGTGTTTCCTCTATGACTTTGTTCATATCTCTACTTAAAGTGGCTCCTGTAGACAATATAGTACCTTCTGAAACAGAGGGGGCTGCCGAGGACATTCTGTCTAAGGCTCCATCTATTATGACAAATTCCGCACCAAGACTTAACATCATATGGGAAACTTTTTTGGCTTCACTGACTGTCTGTGGCCCTGCCACTTGTACATAACCGCTATCTACTATCCGACCAATGACAATAGCACCTAGGGGAGTTCTATAATCTGTAACATTTACAATTTCTATTTTTGCATCTCCTAGAGGAAGAAGCTCTGTTGTAGTCGCCACAAAAGAGCCTTCTTCTAGGAATATTTTAGGTTTTTCTGTTTCGGTGACTAAATCTAAACTTTCACCATCTCTACCAATGGAGGTGATACCAATAGTCACTCCTTCATCTATGGCTTCTTCTATGAGACAATTTAATGTGACAGTCTTTCCTGTATTTTTTGCCATTCCTACTATAGATATTGTTTTATACTTTCCTTTTACAAGCTCTAGCAGTGACAATTAGAACACTCCTTTGGTTTTATAATTATTTATTTTGATTTCTCTTTGCTGCTCTGTCTCTTCTTTCCATTTGAGTTGGTTCAAGAGCTTTCACTTCTCCACCTTTTATAAGTCCTGCAACTCCATGTAAATTGTATTTGTTCTCATCTGTTGCTTCTTCAATATATTGAGGTTCAGTATAAGTTGTGATAACTCCCTCATAGTTTCTTAAAACTACTTTTGTAGGAGACATACTGATTAAATATTGTGGCATAACAGGAGTCTTTCCGCCTCCACCAGGAGCGTCAATAACAAACGTTGGTACACAATATCCTGAAGTATGGCCTCTTAGGGATTCCATTATTTCCAATCCTTTAGATACTTTTGTTCTAAAGTGTTCAATACCCATGGACAAGTCACATTGATAGATATAGTATGGTCTAACTCTCATCTTTACAAGCCCATGAACTAAATCCATCATAGTATCTGGATTGTCATTTATTCCTCTTAGAAGTACTGATTGATTTCCCAATGGTATACCTGCATCTGCCAATTTTCTACAAGCTTCTGCTGATTCCTTAGTGAACTCTTTTGGATGATTGAAGTGAGTATTTAACCATATTGGGTGATATTTCTTAAGCATATTCACTAAATCATCAGTTATTCTTTGAGGCATAACTACTGGTGTACGAGAACCTAATCTTATGATTTCTACATGAGGTATTTCTCTTAATTTTTTAATTATATATTCAAGTTTGTCATCTGATACCAATAGACAGTCTCCACCTGACAACAATACATCTCTAACTTGAGGAGTGTTTCTAATGTATTCTATACATTTGTCTATTCTATCCATTGGAACTCCTGAATCATTTTGTCCTGCAAATCTTCTTCTTGTACAATGTCTACAGTACATAGAACATTGATCTGTAATCAAGAAAAGTACTCTATCTGGATATCTGTGAGTAAGACCTGGCACTGGTGAATCTGTGTCTTCATGTAGTGGATCTTCCATATCTGCCGCACTTTTATGAGTTTCATATATAGTTGGAACAGCTTGCATTCTAACAGGGTCTTTTGGATCATCTGGGTCCATAAGAGATGCATAGTATGGGGTGATTCCCATTCTAAATTTCTTTAAAACTTCATTTATCTCTTCTGCTTCTTTCTCTGTAAGATTGATTACTTTTCCTAATGTCTCTACATCTGTAATCCTATTTCTAACTTGCCATTTCCAATCGTTCCATTCATCCTCTGTGACATTTTCCCAAATTTCAATGTCTTTATATGATCTCATTTAAGAAATCCTCCTTTTTGATAGGTTTAATTTTATCTATGCATACAATTCTTCAAATATCTTTTTAAGAGCTTCACTCTCTCTCATGATTTGTAGTGATATTTCAGCATGTCCTTTAGTGTATCCATTTCCCATAATCATAGTTACGTCTTTTCCTACTCCTTCTGCACCTAGAGCTGCTTTTGTGAAGCTTGTAGCCATACTGAAGAAATATACCAATCCATTGTCTTTAGTTGCAAGAATGCTTGACATTTCTGTGTTTGGAATATTAACTACGTTTATAAGAATATCTGCCATTTCTCCATTTGTAGCTTCTGCTACTTTGTTCATTACTTCAACTGCATCTGTTGCATTTGCCTTAATATATACATCTGCCAAATTTGCATTTTTAACTCTTTCTATAGTCTTATCACGTGAACCTATGCAGATAACCTTTCCTGTAACTCCAGCTCTCTTCTTTGCTTCATATAGACAAAGCATTCCTGACTTTCCAGTTCCTCCAAGAACTACAACTGTATCTCCAGGTTTAACTAATTTTGCAGTTTGAGCTGGTGCCCCTGCTACGTCTAATACTGATAATGCTAGGTTTTCTGGCATATCTGTAGGAATCTTTGCATAAATTCCGCTTTCAAATAATATAGCTTTTCCCTTTATATCTACTTGATCTATTTCTGGTCTAACTTCGAGTATTTCGTCAATTCTAAGTGGTGTCAATGATAGTGAAACCAATGTAGCTATTTTATCTCCAACTTTAAGATCAGTCTTTCCTTCAAGAGCTGGTCCAATTTTTTCAATTGTTCCTATAAGCATTCCACCTGAACCTGTAACTGGATTTTGATGTTTTCCTCTTTCTGCTACAATTCCCTTCATAATTTTCTTGATTTCTTCTACATCTCCATTAGCTTGTTCTCTTATTTGTGTAAAGCTTGCTGAGTCAACATTTAAAGTTTGAACATCAATAAGAATTTCATTGTCATAAATCTCCATATCATTGTCGATTTTTAATGCCGGTTGTGGCAATACTCCCTTTGGTTCTATAACTCTATGTGTTCCGTATGGACATCCTTTTTTCATATTGCATTCCTCCTCTAAATTTTTGTCTTTTCATTGTCAATTTATATTAATGCAATTTATGTGCCAACTTGACAAAATTAGATAAAAACTGTATTTTTCAAGGTTCTCAGTGAAATACAGTTTGAAACTTTGATAAAAAATAAACACATCTGCCAGCTTTTCGGCACTACTTGAGTTTATATTTGTTTATTTTGTATTGAAGAGTTTGCCTTGGAAGTTTAAGTTTTTCAGCAGAACGAGTTATATTCCAATGAGTTTTTTCAAGGGTTTCAAGTATTATACATTTTTCTGTTTCCTCAAGCAATTCTGTAAGGGATACATCTTCACCTTTTTTCTGTTCGTCCCTATGTTTTTTAAATTTTTGTGGCAAATGTTTTACTTCTATAGTTTCTACATCATATAAACTCATTATTCCTTCTATAGTGTTTTCAAGTTCTCTGACATTTCCTTCCCATTCATAGGAAAGAAATATTTCCATTACTTCTCCTGATACTTCTTTAACAGACTTTTTCAATTTCATATTTAATTTGTCAATAAAATATTTTGTAAGAACAGGAATATCATCTCTTCTTTCTCGTAGTGGAGGTATTTCAAGATTTACTACATTTAATCTATAGTACAAGTCTTTTCTAAGAATTTTTTCTCTTACAGCTTCTTCTGGTGGAATATTGGTTGCAGCAATAATTCTAGTGTCTATGTCTATAGTCTTTGTGCCTCCTACTCGCCTTATAGAGCTATCTTGAAGGACTCTTAAAAGCTTTGCTTGAAGCTCTAATGGCATAGAATTTATTTCATCAAGAAATAAAGTACCTCCATTAGCTAATTCAAAGAGTCCTTGTCTATCTTCTGCTCCTGTGAACCCTCCTTTTACTGTTCCAAATAATATTCCTTCCAGCAAATTGGATGGAAGTGCTGCACAGTTTTGAGCTATAAAAGGCCCATATTTTCTGGAACTAGCATTGTGAATAGAATGGACAAACAATTCTTTACCGGTACCTGTTTCCCCATATATGAGAACTGGAGCATCTGCATCAGAAGCCTTTAGAGCCAATGACTTTAGAGCTAGCATCTTTTTATTTTCGCCTATTATGTCTATGAAATTGTATTTGCCTTTTTCTTTGTCATCTTTGTTCTTTTTTTCACTGTTTTTATAGAGTTTTGATTGGAGATCTACTATGGTTTCTGACATTTTCTTGACTTGAGTTATATCCCGAGAGATTTCTAATGCTCCAACTACTTTGCCTTTAGATTTTATGGGGATAGAAGAGTTTATAGTTGTTATTTTTTTGCCTTTATAATTTATGAAAGTTTGCTCTACATTCAATATAGGCTCTCCAGTTTTCATGACTATAAGAAGTGTACTTGTTTCTTCTGATAGAGATGGATATATCTCTAAAATATGCCTTCCTTTGGCCCTATCCCTATCTATATCGTCAATTGTTTGGGCAAATCTGTTGTAGTAGACTATTCTTCCATTTTTGTCAATGATGTGGATGCCTTCGTCTAAATAGTCTAGTATTTCATAAATATTTTCTCTTATGAAAACATCATTCATATTTTCCCTCCTTTTATGACGCCTGATTTTTGGCACCAATAGCCAAATATTAGGCACTATTAAGTGCCTATAGTAGTTCTATATTTACTTTTTGTATGGTAGATATTTCCTTTCTCAATATATTTCCACCAATTCTTCTAAATTTTTCCGGATCATCGCTTACATAAAATTCATATTTTCCTCCATCAATTTTTTCAGAAAGCAATCCATTTTCTTTGAGAAGAATTTTTGTACTTTGGGCAGTTTCATATGCTGGATTTACCAATGTAACCCTGTCACCCATGACTTTTCCAATAGTATACCTTAAAGCTGGGTAATGAGTACATCCAAGTACCAGGGTATCTGTATCGTGTTCTTTTAATTCTTGAAGATATTTCTCTGCTGTCATATTGGCTACATCTGAATCTTCCCAACCCTCTTCAACTATAGGAACAAATAGTGGACAAGAAATACCTATGACTTCTAAGTTTGGATGAATTCTTCTTATTTTTCTTTGATAAGCTTCGCTATTTATTGTACCTGTAGTACCTATAACTCCAATTTTATTGTTTTTTGTAGCTGATACAGCTGCGTTGGCTCCAGGCTCAATGACTCCCAATATTGGTATTTCAAATACTTTTTTGGCTTCTTCCAATGCCATGGCGCTAGCAGTATTGCAAGCAATGACTATAGCCTTTATATCTTTGCTTAAGAGGAATCTTATGCATTGAAAAGAATATTTTATGACTGTTTCTCTAGATCTGGTTCCATAGGGAATTCTAGCTGTATCTCCAAAATATATTACATCTTCTCCTGGAAGCTGTTCTACAATTTCTTTTAAAACCGTTAGTCCACCTATACCTGAATCAAATACTCCAATTGGTCTATTGTCCATAAAAAATTCCCCCTTTTATTATATTGTATAGATAAAAGGGGGAATTTACAACTTATTTTTAGAAGGTGAGAGTACCATTTTCATCTTTGATTATTTGAAGTATTTGTTCTTCTTTTCCACTCATTGCATTTATATATATGATAAAATCTGAATCTTTGTATTTTCCCTTGAATTCATAACATAAGAGCTCCTTGCTTCCTTTTGGAATCATAGCAAGCCTTATGCTATTTATATCAAAATCAACTCTTACTTTTTTTCTTGCCTCTTCTTTTGTCAAGGAAGGCTTTTCAATATTTCTATCTTTGTGATTCATCAAGTAAGTAGAAGAATCAAATCCTACTATTTCTCCATTGTCCAATGCCACTTTAACTTTCACAAGATCTGGATATATAGTGACCTCATCTTGTTTGTAAGCAAAGTTAAATAACATTGTTCCATCATATTTTAGAGAATAATTGGGTTCCATATCTTGATATCCTTTTTCTTTAAGAAATTTCGCTGCTCTTTCTTCTGCTTGTTTAGCTGAAATATTTACATTTGAAACTCCTCTAGGATTAGCCATCCATACAACTTTTCCTCCTGCTTCACTGACTCCAATATATATAGCCATTTCTTTTGGAGTGTTTTTAGGAAGAATACTAAAAGTATAGGATGGAATTCTTGCTGTAGAAATGTCTTGACCTTTTTCAAAAGGAGTTACTTTGTCTATTTTTTTATTGCCTAAAAAATCCCTTGCCACCTTTTCAGCTTCACTTTGGGTAAACTTCTTGTTCCCGAGTCCAACTGGTTTTTTATTTAACTCTTGATCTGAAAAGGGTCCATCATATATAAGTTCTGGTGCCTTTCCCATTTGTTTTTCTATGCTTCCCAAACTTGTAGCAAACATCTTTTTATTTGCTTCTTCTAGTTTATTTTTCTGTCTTCCTTTAGTATTTTCCACAGTAAAGTTTTGTTCTAATATTTTGTCATGGAGAGCTGACAATTCACCGTTGAAATTTGCAGAGCCTTCTTGCAGCTTAAATAGTGCCTCTCTTTGCTTGCTTGTTAACTCTTCTCCATCTAAATGAGACTGCATAAGTGAAAAACTGTAATCTGCCACTTGAGTCAGAAACTTTTCTGTTTTGGCAATTTCCGAGTGAGTCACTGGCAATTGAGAAAGCTTATCTTGGGCAGAATAAGCCTCATTCATTATCTGAGAAAGCAGTAGCACATTTTGTTCTCTGGATTCTGAAACCAAAGCTTTCGATAAAGATACCTGTACATTTTCCACATGTTTTTTGGCATCATAAAAAAGCCTCTGATAATCATTAGTTAAATTCGTCTGTAATTGTCTTTTATCAGTTAATTGATTGTACCCCCAAACTATTGATACTACAAGGGCGATACTAAGTATGGTTGGAAGTATCCATCTTTTATCTCTCACATTTTCACCTCCTATCTTCCAAACCAGTGCTTACCTATTTTAAGTACAACTTTTCTTGACCATATCCAGCGACTAGTAGCTGTAGCTGGGTTCCAATAGTAGGTACAACCATAAGTAGGATCCCAACCATTTAGTGCATCTCTGGCAGCTTTTATAGAATCTTTTCCAGGAGCCATATTTATTTGACCATCTGCTACAGCTGTAAAAGCTAGGGGCTGATATATAACTCCTGCTACTGTATTTGGAAAAGAAGGATGCCTAGTTCTATTGAGTATAACTGCTCCTACAGCTACTTTCCCTACATAAGGCTCTCCTCTTGCTTCCCCATGAATTGCCCTTGCAAGTAGATAGACATCATCTTTTCTATTGATACCTGCAGTAGATGTCTTCCTAGCCGCAGCCCTTGAAGTAGTGGCTAAGGATAGCCCCATAGCCCTAGCCGTGCCCTCTCCTACTACTCCATCTACTTTAAGTCCATTTTTCTTTTGAAATCTTCTGACAGCTCTATAGGTTCTAGCTCCATATACTCCATCTACTTTCCCATCATAATATTTCCAATTTCTAAGTTTCCATTGAACATTTTTTACATCCTGCCCCCTACTGCCCCAATACAATGTTCTAGAGGATTGATAATAATCATAACTAGCTGAAGTTTCTAATTGTTTTTTTGCAGGTTCATAAAAAGTAAATATTGAAACAATAAGTAATATGATTATAGTCCCTATAAATACTTTCTTCTTCAAATGGTAAATCCTCCTTTCATTTTATTTATGACTTTATTTTTTGTAAAATAAAAGTTTTTATGCAAGAAAAAAGGATGTTTATTCTAACATCCTTACTATTTGTATTTTGGTTTTCTGAAACAGCTCCACAATTTTTGACTTTGGTCTTATTTGTTGACTGTTCTCTACAGTATTTAATTCACTTGTAGCAGAAACTCCATGATTTATATCTACAAAACATAGAGGTGGAAACATGACGCACCACCAATTTTTCCCTCTTCCTTCTCCTATAATTACTTTGAGTGCTTCATACTCTCCTGCTGGAAGTGTTAATTTTCCATAACTCTTAGTGGGAAATGTGTCTTTGCCTAAAATCACCCTTACGCCATAATCTTTTCCTTGCCTCTTAATTTCTTCTTCCGCAATGTGCTTTATTCCTTTCATATTTTTCTCTATGATACTTCTAGACTCTTCTATGCTTGAAGAATCTCCAAATTTTTCTCCAACCTCTGATAGTATTTCATCCCTTACTTTGAGTTTCAGTTCTTGGTCTTCAGGAGAATCGCTATTGGCTATAACATGAAATCTGATGACTTCCTTTTTTATATCCATCTCATTTGAAGTATGTATGTTTTCATAGGGGTAAACTATATATACCATCGTGATGATAA
This window contains:
- a CDS encoding lysine 5,6-aminomutase reactivase ATPase KamC, with product MDFLDELTRESIDFDYVLSKIRTRTPYGKGYKEEMRPFLPGEESELKEELKRIECIIKYVEDNHFRREIEDIFAHVKDLRTSVKRTMEGCVLTEVELFEIKSFLFLIRELESLLKKYEIDTWKDIDIKSIPKLEKLLDPEDTGIATFYIYDSYSENLKSIREKKKKIEKKIKSEKKELKGKIKKDLKLDIRPDGTLVVSKEDIETIKSIENYPHLTYVSESYMNVKFALKPTEEINELERKGFILKEREEKEEYSIREKISGEIASHRKKLFRNMASIGKLDLILGKAQFATEIHGTKPKISEDHYLYIEEGRHPKVEEFLSKKNLKFTPISIELKEGVTCITGANMGGKTVSLRLSGLLCAMAQYGLFVPAKKMKLGLNFFIRASIGDMQSTDSGLSTFGGEIKLVQDAVEKSHKRGLILIDELARGTNPEEGYAISKAVVKFLKDKTSITLITTHYDNIADIDGVEHLQVVGLSKIDFDKLNNELTDKNEDKMDIINKYMDYRLKKVKHKNEVPRDALNIARLMGLDKCIIKDAEKILEEK
- a CDS encoding lysine 5,6-aminomutase reactivase subunit KamB, which produces MSLLELVKGKYKTISIVGMAKNTGKTVTLNCLIEEAIDEGVTIGITSIGRDGESLDLVTETEKPKIFLEEGSFVATTTELLPLGDAKIEIVNVTDYRTPLGAIVIGRIVDSGYVQVAGPQTVSEAKKVSHMMLSLGAEFVIIDGALDRMSSAAPSVSEGTILSTGATLSRDMNKVIEETLHVANLFKLDEVEDERTRSIIADIMESGKVSIIDEQFDVEKLNVKTALNCGNIIGDHIREDSKYVVLPGSLVKNTVKDLYQTTKRYKDVTLVVKDGTKIFIEPKDWMRFMKYGIKVQVLNSINLIAITTNPYAPQGYYFDSREFLNKMKNYITDVPVMDVVLGGE
- the ablA gene encoding lysine 2,3-aminomutase is translated as MRSYKDIEIWENVTEDEWNDWKWQVRNRITDVETLGKVINLTEKEAEEINEVLKKFRMGITPYYASLMDPDDPKDPVRMQAVPTIYETHKSAADMEDPLHEDTDSPVPGLTHRYPDRVLFLITDQCSMYCRHCTRRRFAGQNDSGVPMDRIDKCIEYIRNTPQVRDVLLSGGDCLLVSDDKLEYIIKKLREIPHVEIIRLGSRTPVVMPQRITDDLVNMLKKYHPIWLNTHFNHPKEFTKESAEACRKLADAGIPLGNQSVLLRGINDNPDTMMDLVHGLVKMRVRPYYIYQCDLSMGIEHFRTKVSKGLEIMESLRGHTSGYCVPTFVIDAPGGGGKTPVMPQYLISMSPTKVVLRNYEGVITTYTEPQYIEEATDENKYNLHGVAGLIKGGEVKALEPTQMERRDRAAKRNQNK
- a CDS encoding L-erythro-3,5-diaminohexanoate dehydrogenase gives rise to the protein MKKGCPYGTHRVIEPKGVLPQPALKIDNDMEIYDNEILIDVQTLNVDSASFTQIREQANGDVEEIKKIMKGIVAERGKHQNPVTGSGGMLIGTIEKIGPALEGKTDLKVGDKIATLVSLSLTPLRIDEILEVRPEIDQVDIKGKAILFESGIYAKIPTDMPENLALSVLDVAGAPAQTAKLVKPGDTVVVLGGTGKSGMLCLYEAKKRAGVTGKVICIGSRDKTIERVKNANLADVYIKANATDAVEVMNKVAEATNGEMADILINVVNIPNTEMSSILATKDNGLVYFFSMATSFTKAALGAEGVGKDVTMIMGNGYTKGHAEISLQIMRESEALKKIFEELYA
- a CDS encoding sigma-54 interaction domain-containing protein, which translates into the protein MNDVFIRENIYEILDYLDEGIHIIDKNGRIVYYNRFAQTIDDIDRDRAKGRHILEIYPSLSEETSTLLIVMKTGEPILNVEQTFINYKGKKITTINSSIPIKSKGKVVGALEISRDITQVKKMSETIVDLQSKLYKNSEKKNKDDKEKGKYNFIDIIGENKKMLALKSLALKASDADAPVLIYGETGTGKELFVHSIHNASSRKYGPFIAQNCAALPSNLLEGILFGTVKGGFTGAEDRQGLFELANGGTLFLDEINSMPLELQAKLLRVLQDSSIRRVGGTKTIDIDTRIIAATNIPPEEAVREKILRKDLYYRLNVVNLEIPPLRERRDDIPVLTKYFIDKLNMKLKKSVKEVSGEVMEIFLSYEWEGNVRELENTIEGIMSLYDVETIEVKHLPQKFKKHRDEQKKGEDVSLTELLEETEKCIILETLEKTHWNITRSAEKLKLPRQTLQYKINKYKLK
- the murI gene encoding glutamate racemase encodes the protein MDNRPIGVFDSGIGGLTVLKEIVEQLPGEDVIYFGDTARIPYGTRSRETVIKYSFQCIRFLLSKDIKAIVIACNTASAMALEEAKKVFEIPILGVIEPGANAAVSATKNNKIGVIGTTGTINSEAYQRKIRRIHPNLEVIGISCPLFVPIVEEGWEDSDVANMTAEKYLQELKEHDTDTLVLGCTHYPALRYTIGKVMGDRVTLVNPAYETAQSTKILLKENGLLSEKIDGGKYEFYVSDDPEKFRRIGGNILRKEISTIQKVNIELL
- the ypeB gene encoding germination protein YpeB, with product MRDKRWILPTILSIALVVSIVWGYNQLTDKRQLQTNLTNDYQRLFYDAKKHVENVQVSLSKALVSESREQNVLLLSQIMNEAYSAQDKLSQLPVTHSEIAKTEKFLTQVADYSFSLMQSHLDGEELTSKQREALFKLQEGSANFNGELSALHDKILEQNFTVENTKGRQKNKLEEANKKMFATSLGSIEKQMGKAPELIYDGPFSDQELNKKPVGLGNKKFTQSEAEKVARDFLGNKKIDKVTPFEKGQDISTARIPSYTFSILPKNTPKEMAIYIGVSEAGGKVVWMANPRGVSNVNISAKQAEERAAKFLKEKGYQDMEPNYSLKYDGTMLFNFAYKQDEVTIYPDLVKVKVALDNGEIVGFDSSTYLMNHKDRNIEKPSLTKEEARKKVRVDFDINSIRLAMIPKGSKELLCYEFKGKYKDSDFIIYINAMSGKEEQILQIIKDENGTLTF
- the sleB gene encoding spore cortex-lytic enzyme, with protein sequence MKKKVFIGTIIILLIVSIFTFYEPAKKQLETSASYDYYQSSRTLYWGSRGQDVKNVQWKLRNWKYYDGKVDGVYGARTYRAVRRFQKKNGLKVDGVVGEGTARAMGLSLATTSRAAARKTSTAGINRKDDVYLLARAIHGEARGEPYVGKVAVGAVILNRTRHPSFPNTVAGVIYQPLAFTAVADGQINMAPGKDSIKAARDALNGWDPTYGCTYYWNPATATSRWIWSRKVVLKIGKHWFGR
- the spoIIR gene encoding stage II sporulation protein R translates to MKEKKLILILSLFIITMVYIVYPYENIHTSNEMDIKKEVIRFHVIANSDSPEDQELKLKVRDEILSEVGEKFGDSSSIEESRSIIEKNMKGIKHIAEEEIKRQGKDYGVRVILGKDTFPTKSYGKLTLPAGEYEALKVIIGEGRGKNWWCVMFPPLCFVDINHGVSATSELNTVENSQQIRPKSKIVELFQKTKIQIVRMLE